The stretch of DNA TCAAAGAGCAGGATTTTGGGGTCAACGGCCAAGGCTCTGGCAATGCCCACCCGCTGCTGCATGCCGCCGCTCAATTCGCCGGGATAGTGGTTCTCCCAACCTTCTAAACCAACCAGCTTGATCACTTCTTTGGCTTTGGCGCGGCGCACAGATTTGTCAACCCGTTGGATTTCCAGGCCATAGGCCACATTATCAAGAATGCGCCGGTGCGGGAACAGGCCAAAATGTTGAAAGACCATGCTCATTTTCTGGCGGCGCAAGTGGCGCAGTTGTTTAGCGTCCATGGCCGTAACGTCTTCGCCGTCAATTATTACCCGGCCTTCCGTTGGCTCAATGAGGCGGGAGATACACCTGATCAGGGTTGACTTGCCGCTGCCGGACAGGCCCATAACCACAAATGTTTCCCCCATGCGCACCTCAAAGGAAACGTTTCTCACCGCCACCACATGCCCGGTTTTCTCCAAGATCTCATCCCTGGAAGCCAGAGCTAATTTCTTCCTGATCTGTTTGGGGTGAGGGCCAAATATTTTCCAAACATTTTGGCAAGAGATTTGAGGGTCCGTTTTTGAAGACGTCATCTACTGCTTACTATGGGTGAAATATCTATTCAAATCCTGAAGAATGATTGGGTTAAAAAAATCCATAAACCGATAATATAGACTTTTCCCCAAAAACGCAAAATTTAGACATCCGGCAAGGCTAAAAGGGATGACACCCTGACGCCATTTAAAACAAAAAGTTCCAGAGGTGACAGTCACTTTGTAAGTGACTATCACCTCTGGAACGCATCAACAATTTACGTCAGTCCTAAAAAGAGGAGGCCAAAATGAATTTTGACCCATCTCCATTTAGACTACTCTATTACCAGTCTTAGACCCCGGCCGGGACAGCTTCTCCAGATTTAACTGCCGGTTTGAGCGCAGACATAATTCCGGCGGCAATCAGACACAGCACCCCCACAATGGTAAAGGCCAGGGCAAAGTTGCCCATATCGCCCAGTTTACCGCCCAAGATGGGGCCAAAGATACCGCCTACGCCGTAAGACAAAAACACCCAGGCATAGTTTTGGCCCACAAATTTGCTACCAAAGGTGTCGGCCGTAATGGTGGGGAACAGGGCAAAGTTACCGCCAAAATTAAAGCCAACCAGGGCTGCCGCCAGATAAAGTAGGGCCGGCGTTCCGGCCATCAGGGGGAAGAGCAACATCATTACCCCCTGAATCGCCGTCATAATTATAATGGACATTTTGCGGCCGATCTTATCGGAAACAATACCCCAGCCAATCCGCCCCGCGCCGTTAAACAACGAGAAAAATATCCCCATGGCAAAGCCGGCAATGGCGCTGGCCGACTCTTCGGCAATACCGTTGGCTTGCATGGCCTGCATGGGAAATAGTTTCATTAAACCAATGCTCATTAAGCCCGCGCTGGCGCTAAACAAAAAGGTGATAAAGATCATGTAAAATTGGGGCGTGCGCAACATCTCGCCGCTTTCAAAATCTACTGTGCCGGCCGCCGGGGCTTGACCGGCCACAGCCTTAGGCGGCTCCCAGCCAGCAGGTTTCCAGCCTTCCGGCGGAAAAACCATCCACAAACCGCCAACCACCACCATGATGCCAAATACCACCCCATAAATGGCAAAGGTGGTTCCCAACCCCATATTGGCAATGAGTTTGCCCCACGAACCGGCCAGTTGCACCCACAGCAGCGCGCCAAAGCCAAAACCGGCCACCGCCAGCCCGGTAATGAGGCCCTTTTTATCTGGAAACCAACGCATGCCCACCGCAATAGGCACCACGTAAGCCAGGCCAATACCACTGCCGCCTATAACGCCAATAAAGATCAACAACGCCCAAAAATTAAAAGGCGCAATCAAACCACCCAATAAATAACCCAAACCCAGCGTAATTCCTCCGGCAATAGACAATTTCTGGGGGCCAACTTTAGGCATCATCCGCCCGGCCAGCACCATAAC from Anaerolineae bacterium encodes:
- a CDS encoding OFA family MFS transporter, with the protein product MSEEKVMNRTLVVVGALLIQLALGAIYAWSVFTPALVEAGWSKAQTQMVFSAGLAFFAVVMVLAGRMMPKVGPQKLSIAGGITLGLGYLLGGLIAPFNFWALLIFIGVIGGSGIGLAYVVPIAVGMRWFPDKKGLITGLAVAGFGFGALLWVQLAGSWGKLIANMGLGTTFAIYGVVFGIMVVVGGLWMVFPPEGWKPAGWEPPKAVAGQAPAAGTVDFESGEMLRTPQFYMIFITFLFSASAGLMSIGLMKLFPMQAMQANGIAEESASAIAGFAMGIFFSLFNGAGRIGWGIVSDKIGRKMSIIIMTAIQGVMMLLFPLMAGTPALLYLAAALVGFNFGGNFALFPTITADTFGSKFVGQNYAWVFLSYGVGGIFGPILGGKLGDMGNFALAFTIVGVLCLIAAGIMSALKPAVKSGEAVPAGV